The Amycolatopsis camponoti genome segment TCGACAGCCAGGTCGCGGCGGTCGTCACGTTGATCATCACGACGTCACGGCGCAGCTCGCGCAGTGGCCGGAACGTCACGGCCACCCCGTCGCGCAGCAGCGCGAACCCGAGGAAGAACACGGCGGCGAGGGTGAACGACACCGCCGCGACGGTCGCCGGGCGCAGCTGTTCGAGCTGGTTTCCGGCGAAAACGTCGAGCGCCGCCGTCAGCGCCGCGAACCCGGTCAGTGGCAGTACGCCTCGCAGCATCGGAAACTCCCCAGTCGTCGGCGGACGCTCATCGTCACCGGATCCGGACATCCCGGGCAATAGCGTCCGGGCGGGGTGAGCACGGCCCGAGAGGTGACGTCCACCGATCGGCCCAGGTCAGCGGTCGTTTTCGTGAAGCTCAGCTACAAGGTTCGTGCAGATAATCTCGCTGGTCCTTCACTGTCCGCCTTGCGAGAGTGGAGGCATGCCCACCCGTGACCGCCTGCTCGCCGTGCTCGTCGCCGTGCTCTGGGGCCTGAACTTCCTCGCCATCCACGCCACGCTCGGCCAGTTCCCGCCGGTGTTCGCGGGCGCGCTGCGGTTCGCCGTCATCGCCGTGCCGACGATCCTGTTCGTGCCGTGGCCGAAGGTGAAGGTGCGGCACCTGCTCGGCTACGGCCTCGGCTTCGGCACCGGGCAGTTCGCGTTCCTGTTCATCGCGATGGACACCGGGATGCCGACCGGGCTCGCGTCGCTGGTGCTGCAGGCGTCGGCGCCGTTCACGGTGCTGCTCGGCGCCGTCTTCCTGCGTGAACGCGTCACGCCGCACCAGCTGGCCGGCATCGCGCTGGCCGTCGCCGGGATGGTCGCGATCGCGTGGCAGCAGTCCGGGCACGCGGCCCTGCTGCCGATGGTCCTGACGCTGCTGGCCGCGCTGAGCTGGGCGTTCGGCAACCTCAGCACGCGCAAGGCCGAGCCGGACAACCCGTTGCACTTCACGCTGTGGATGTCGGTGGTGCCGCCGCTACCGATGTTCGCGCTTTCGCTGGTCATGGAGGGCCCGGCCGCGCAGTGGCGCTCGCTGACGACGCTCGGGACGCCGACCGGGCTGACCGCGCTGGGCGGGCTGGCCTACGTCGTGCTGATCGGCACGGTCGTCGGGTCCGGCCTGTGGACGACGCTGATGCGGCGCAACCCGGCGGGCGTGGTTTCGCCGTTTTCGCTGCTCGTGCCGGTGGTCGGTCTGACGGCGTCGTTCGTCTTCCTCGGCGAGCGGCCGACCGGGCTGGAGATCGGCGCGGCCGCCGTCGTGATCGCCGGGGTGCTGCTGGGCTCCCTGCGGTTCACGCGCAAGCGCGAACCCGAGCTCGTCACGGTCTAGGCGGTCGGCTCGCTGACTTCCTGCTTCTCTTCTTCGTCGTGCTTCTTGCCGAGCCGCTTCTTCATCACGAAGAAGACGACGACGCCGATCACGATGGCGGCGACCAGGCCGTACTTGGAGAAGTTGCCGAGCCACTTTTCGGCGACGACGCCGAGGTAGTAGACGAGGGCCGTGGTGCCGCCGGCCCACACGATGCCGCCGGCCGCGTTCGCCATCAGGAACTTCGGGTAGTGCATCTTGAGCGACCCGGCGAGCGGGCCGGCGAGGATGCGCAGGAACGCGATGAAGCGGCCCAGGAAGACGGCCCACACGCCGCGTTTGTCGAAGATCCGTTCGGCGTTGGCGAGGTGCGTCGGGCCGAAATGCTTCGGGAATTTCCGGCCGGCCCAGGCGAACAGCCGTTGACCACCGGTCTTTCCGATCAGGTACCCGATGCTGTCGCCGATGATGGCGCCGGCGCTGGCCAGGATGCCGATCCACAGCGGACTCAGGTTGCTGTGCTGCGAAGCGAGCAAAGCGGCGCTGACCAGCACGATCTCGCCCGGCAGCGGAATGCCGAGGCTTTCGATCATGATCACCGCGCCGACGATCAGGTACACCGAAAGCGGCGGGATCGCCTCCAGCCATTGGTCGATGTGCACCGGTCGTACCCCCTGCTGTTCGCCGAATCTGCTTTCCGCAGGGTACCGGGGCAAGTGCGCCGGGGGCGGCCTACTCAGGTATTGCGGGGGGTACGACTCAAGTCGGGGTTCACTCGAGCGTGGCGAGGGCGGGGGCCACCGGGAAATCCCCGGAAACGACGTCGAAGCCGCGGTTTTCGGTGAGCGGCTCCCCGAGCACCCCGACGAGCACGGCGGCGACGTCCCGCCGGGTGATCCGCCCGGGTTCGAGGTGGCCCGCCACCTTGACGCGGCCGGTGGCGGGGCCGTCGGTGAGCGTCCCGGGCCGGACGATGGTCCAGGTCAGCGCGGACTTCTGCAGGACGCTGTCGGAAACCTGCTTGGCGAGCAGGATCGACCGGACCAGGCGGTCGCCCTGGTCCGGGGAGTCGGCGAACTGGGCGGAGAGCTGGATGAACCGCGAAACCCCGGCGACTTCGGCGGCCCGGATGGCGGCGATGGCCCCGTCCCGGTCGACGAGGTTCACCGATTCGGGTTCCGGATCGGGTGCCCCGATGGTGTTGATGACGACGTCGGAGTCCTTGAGGGCCTCGACGAGGTCGTCACGATCGGCGGTGACGTCGGCTACGACGGGCCGGGCGGGCTCGTCGCGGAGGACGTCGGCCCGTCTGCGGCTTCTCAGGCCGGCACGGACCTGGTGACCTCGGGCCGCGAGCAGGCGGACGACGTGGATCCCGGTTCGTCCCGTCGCGCCCAGCACGGTGACCTGCATGCGGTGATCCTCCCGCAGGTGGGGCGGGTTCGCTGGACACCAGAGTTGTCCACAGGGTTCACCCCCATGTGGACAACTGTCAGTTGCCGGTCAGCCCGGCGGCCCGCGATCGCAGGTACTCCTGCTCGGGCAGGCTCAAGGTCCGCTGGGCAGCGGCCAGGTAAGCCTCCCGCGCCCCGGCCGCGTCACCCGCCAGCTCCAGCAGGTGCGCCCGCACGGCGTCGACCCGGTGGTGCTCCGTCAACTCGGTGTCCGCCAGCTCCGCCAACCCGGCCGATGGCCCGTGGACCTGCGCGAACGCCACCACCCGGTTCAACGTCACCATCGGCCCCGGCGCCACCACGCGCAGCAGGTCGTACAGCGTGAGGATCTGCGCCCAGTCCGTCTCCGCCGCCGACGCCGCCTCGTCGTGGACCGCCGCGATCGCCGCCTGGAGCTGGTACGGCCCCACCGGTGCCGTCGACAACGCGCCCGTGATCAGCGAAACACCCTCTTCGACGAGCCGTGGATTCCACCGGCTCCGGTCCTGCTCGGCCAGCGGGACCAGGGCACCCGCACCGTCGACGCGGGCCGGGCGGCGGGCTTCGGTCAGGAGCATCAACGCCAGGAGTCCGGTCACCTCGCCGTCGTGCGGCAACTCCGCGCTCAGCTGCCGGACCAGGCGGATCGCCTCCGTCGTCAGCTCGACGCGGTTCAGCTCGTCGCCCGAACTGGCCGTGTGGCCCTCCGTGTAGATCAGGTACAGCACCTGCAGCACCGCCGCCAGGCGCTCCGGACCCCCGTCCCGGGTGAGGCGCTCGCCGCGGAGTTTCTGCTTGGCGCGGCTGATCCGCTGGCCGATCGTGGCCTCCGGCACGAGGAACGCGCGGGCGATCTCCGCCGTCGTCAGGCCGCCGACCGCACGCAGCGTCAGCGCCACCTGGGACGGCTGGGTCAGCGACGGGTGGCAGCAGAGCAGCAGCAACGTCAGCGTGTCGTCGACTCCGACCGGCGCGGGGCCGGGCGGCTCGGCCAGCGCCACGCTCTCCTCGCGCCGTTGCCGGGCGGTCTCGCTGCGCCACTGCTCGATGCGCCGCCGGGACGCCGTCGTGATCAGCCAGCCCTTCGGGTGGTCCGGGATCCCGGACGACGGCCACTGCTGCGATGCCGCCAGCAGCGCCTCCTGAACGGCGTCCTCGCAGGACTCGAAGTCGCCGTACCGCCGGACCAGCGCCGCCAGGACCTGCGGGGCGAGCGAACGCAGCAGCTCGGGGTTCACCGCAGCCCCATCACCGGCCGCACTTCGACCACGCCGAACGCTGCTTCGGGGATCCGCGCGGCGATCTCGACGGCGCGTTCGCGGCTGTCGCAGTCGAGCACGTAGAAGCCGGCGAGGAACTCCTTGGCCTCGGCGAACGGGCCATCGGTCGTCGTCCTGCCGCGCTCGCCCACGCTGACCCGCGTGGACAGCTCCGGGAAGGCGAGCCGTTCGGAGACGACGCGCTCGCCGGACGCGTCGAGGTCGTCGTTGAGCTGCTGGTAGTAGGCGAGCCCGGCGGCCTGCTGCTCGTCGCTCATGCCCTCCCAGGCCGCGCGCGACTCGGGGTTGCCGTAGATCAGGACCACGTACTTCACGAACGCCTCCCGGCCGATGTCGAAATCCAGGATGGCATGAGGGAGAAGCGAAACGACGAACGGCCGGCCGGGACGAATCCCGGCCGGCCGTTCGGAAGAGAACCTCAGAGGATCTCGGCGGACGTGCCGATGTCCGGCGGGCCGAGGTCGGGGTTCAGCGCCCCGGTGAGCTCGACCAGCTCCGGCTTCACCTCGTGCGGCTGGATGCGCCCGTCGCGGATGTCCTCCGCGTAGTGGCACGCCACCCGGTGACCGCCGCCGATCTCGCGCAGCTGCGGGCGGTCCGTGTCGCACAGGCTCGCCTGCTTCCACGGGCAGCGCGTGTGGAAGCGGCAGCCCGACGGCGGGTTCGCCGGCGAAGGCAGGTCGCCCGCGAGCAGGATCTGCTCACGGGTGTCCTCGACCTGCGGGTCCGGCACCGGGATCGCCGACAGCAGCGCCCGCGTGTACGGGTGCAGCGGTTCGCGGTACAGCGAGTCCGCGTCGGTCTCCTCGACCAGCGCGCCCAGGTACATCACGCCGATGCGGTCGGAGATGTGCCGCACCACCGCGAGGTCGTGCGCGATCACCACGTACGTCAGGCCGAGCTGGTCCTGCAGGTCCTCCAGCAGGTTGACCACCTGGGCCTGCACCGAGACGTCCAGCGCGGACACCGGCTCGTCGGCGACGATCAGGTCCGGCTCCACGGCCAGCGCCCGCGCGATGCCGATGCGCTGGCGCTGCCCGCCCGAGAACTCGTGCGGGTACTTCCGCAGCGCCGTCTCCGGGAGGCCGACCGCGGCCAGCAGCTGCCGCAGCCGCCGCTGGGTGGCTTCCTTGTCCTTGTCGAGGCCGTGCGCGTGCATGCCCTCGACGAGGATCGACTCCACCGACTGCCGGGGGTCCAAACTGGACAGCGGGTCCTGGAAGATCATCTGCATCCGGCGCCGGGCCTTCCGCAGTTCCTCACCCTTCAGCTTGGCGACGTCGGTGCCGTCGAAGACCACCGAGCCGGCGGTCGGCTCGCTGAGCCGCAGGATCGCCCGGCCCAGCGTGGACTTGCCGCACCCGGACTCGCCCACCAGGCCGTAGGTCTCGCCGCGGCGGATGGACAGGTCGACACCGTCGACCGCGTAGACGTGGCCGACCGTCCGGTCGAACACGATCCCGCTCTTGATCGGGAAGTGCACCTTGAGGTCGCTGACCTCGAGCAGCACGTCGCCAGCAGGACGGGTCATCGGGCTCCTCCTCCCGCCGCGACCGCCGGCCGCACGGGGTTGTGACAGCGCAGCAGCCCGCCCTGGTCGGGCACCAGCCGCGGCGAAACCTCACGGCAGACCGGCAGCGCGTTCGGGCAGCGGGGCGCGAACGCGCAGCCGCCGTCCCACGGGATGTTGTCGGACACCGAACCGCGGATGGGGATCAGCTTCTCGCCGCGGCCCGCGTCGAGGCGCGGGATCGAGGCGAGCAGCCCGTGGGTGTACGGGTGCCGCGGCTCGGCGAACAGCTGGTGCCGCTGCGCGCGTTCGACGATCTTGCCGCCGTAGAGCACGTTGACCTCGTCGCACAGCCCGGCGACCACACCGAG includes the following:
- a CDS encoding DedA family protein; the encoded protein is MHIDQWLEAIPPLSVYLIVGAVIMIESLGIPLPGEIVLVSAALLASQHSNLSPLWIGILASAGAIIGDSIGYLIGKTGGQRLFAWAGRKFPKHFGPTHLANAERIFDKRGVWAVFLGRFIAFLRILAGPLAGSLKMHYPKFLMANAAGGIVWAGGTTALVYYLGVVAEKWLGNFSKYGLVAAIVIGVVVFFVMKKRLGKKHDEEEKQEVSEPTA
- a CDS encoding ABC transporter ATP-binding protein — translated: MTRPAGDVLLEVSDLKVHFPIKSGIVFDRTVGHVYAVDGVDLSIRRGETYGLVGESGCGKSTLGRAILRLSEPTAGSVVFDGTDVAKLKGEELRKARRRMQMIFQDPLSSLDPRQSVESILVEGMHAHGLDKDKEATQRRLRQLLAAVGLPETALRKYPHEFSGGQRQRIGIARALAVEPDLIVADEPVSALDVSVQAQVVNLLEDLQDQLGLTYVVIAHDLAVVRHISDRIGVMYLGALVEETDADSLYREPLHPYTRALLSAIPVPDPQVEDTREQILLAGDLPSPANPPSGCRFHTRCPWKQASLCDTDRPQLREIGGGHRVACHYAEDIRDGRIQPHEVKPELVELTGALNPDLGPPDIGTSAEIL
- a CDS encoding RNA polymerase sigma factor, whose translation is MNPELLRSLAPQVLAALVRRYGDFESCEDAVQEALLAASQQWPSSGIPDHPKGWLITTASRRRIEQWRSETARQRREESVALAEPPGPAPVGVDDTLTLLLLCCHPSLTQPSQVALTLRAVGGLTTAEIARAFLVPEATIGQRISRAKQKLRGERLTRDGGPERLAAVLQVLYLIYTEGHTASSGDELNRVELTTEAIRLVRQLSAELPHDGEVTGLLALMLLTEARRPARVDGAGALVPLAEQDRSRWNPRLVEEGVSLITGALSTAPVGPYQLQAAIAAVHDEAASAAETDWAQILTLYDLLRVVAPGPMVTLNRVVAFAQVHGPSAGLAELADTELTEHHRVDAVRAHLLELAGDAAGAREAYLAAAQRTLSLPEQEYLRSRAAGLTGN
- a CDS encoding YciI family protein; the protein is MKYVVLIYGNPESRAAWEGMSDEQQAAGLAYYQQLNDDLDASGERVVSERLAFPELSTRVSVGERGRTTTDGPFAEAKEFLAGFYVLDCDSRERAVEIAARIPEAAFGVVEVRPVMGLR
- a CDS encoding EamA family transporter, whose translation is MPTRDRLLAVLVAVLWGLNFLAIHATLGQFPPVFAGALRFAVIAVPTILFVPWPKVKVRHLLGYGLGFGTGQFAFLFIAMDTGMPTGLASLVLQASAPFTVLLGAVFLRERVTPHQLAGIALAVAGMVAIAWQQSGHAALLPMVLTLLAALSWAFGNLSTRKAEPDNPLHFTLWMSVVPPLPMFALSLVMEGPAAQWRSLTTLGTPTGLTALGGLAYVVLIGTVVGSGLWTTLMRRNPAGVVSPFSLLVPVVGLTASFVFLGERPTGLEIGAAAVVIAGVLLGSLRFTRKREPELVTV
- a CDS encoding SDR family oxidoreductase → MQVTVLGATGRTGIHVVRLLAARGHQVRAGLRSRRRADVLRDEPARPVVADVTADRDDLVEALKDSDVVINTIGAPDPEPESVNLVDRDGAIAAIRAAEVAGVSRFIQLSAQFADSPDQGDRLVRSILLAKQVSDSVLQKSALTWTIVRPGTLTDGPATGRVKVAGHLEPGRITRRDVAAVLVGVLGEPLTENRGFDVVSGDFPVAPALATLE